Proteins encoded by one window of Lepeophtheirus salmonis chromosome 10, UVic_Lsal_1.4, whole genome shotgun sequence:
- the LOC121125419 gene encoding cell division cycle 7-related protein kinase, whose product MSDDESDGMVGLDVLLKDTGYKAEKRIGEGTFSSVYSVIRVRDGQRCAVKRLIPTASPERILLEISSLDSAKGKNNVIPLDFVRRVGGDVLLGMPYVPSTPKFSELILIMEYKEMKSYIKNLFVALEYIHELGLIHRDIKPANFLYDRRRKKYALCDFGLVQKIKPSLKRKLSPERAAPVLSSPKIKRTILTHKDLNNHTPDLETPTKILPQFNKVEDPTRTPPNSKSSSLKAMMQTELRRSPRKHPSSNLNKKHSTIKISCSAIIGNGGNGKTVSPNFTMLEPTSGIPSTDVYASACRQPSLTSRLSIGGLSACGGLSTPSTSKVVDVKCKCYGKPKVCSICLSYKPMKAPRAGTPGFRPPEVLLKYEHQTTAVDVWAVGIIMLCILTRSYPFFHAPDDLTALAEISVLFGSDAVHQAAKSYGKKFLYEPHQSGFDLQELCHLLCKREPKSTCSQKGNIPPCHATTEAIQFLKKMLVLDSSARISASDALKHPFLEGIS is encoded by the exons ATGTCTGACGATGAAAGCGATGGAATGGTGGGGCTGGACGTACTCCTGAAAGACACCGGCTATAAAGCAGAGAAGCGGATCGGTGAAGGAACATTCAGCTCTGTGTACAGTGTGATCCGCGTACGGGATGGGCAACGATGTGCCGTGAAAAGACTTATTCCCACAGCTTCTCCAGAGCGGATCCTCCTTGAAATCTCTAGTCTGGACTCTGCTAAAGGGAAGAACAATGTCATACCTCTGGACTTTGTACGGAGAGTTGGGGGAGACGTTCTTTTAG GAATGCCCTACGTTCCTTCTACTCCAAAGTTTTCGGAACTCATTCTCATCATGGAGTATAAGGAAATGAAGTCATACATCAAGAATTTGTTCGTAGCATTAGAATATATCCATGAACTTGGACTCATTCATAGAGACATTAAACCCGCAAACTTCCTATATGATCGACGCAGAAAGAAATACGCTCTCTGTGATTTTGGACtcgttcaaaaaataaaaccctcTCTAAAACGGAAGCTCTCTCCTGAGCGTGCGGCACCTGTGTTATCATCTCCTAAAATCAAAAGGACTATTTTGACTCATAAGGATCTCAATAATCATACACCTGATCTAGAAACACCCACAAAAATTTTACCTCAATTCAACAAGGTGGAGGACCCTACAAGAACCCCTCCTAATAGTAAATCATCTTCTTTGAAAGCAATGATGCAAACTGAACTCCGAAGAAGTCCTAGGAAACATCCATCATCCaatcttaataaaaaacacTCCACAATCAAAATATCATGCTCGGCCATCATTGGAAATGGAGGAAATGGAAAAACAGTATCTCCCAACTTCACCATGTTGGAACCCACGTCAGGAATACCTTCAACAGATGTATATGCTTCAGCCTGCAGACAACCGAGTCTTACTTCGAGGTTGTCCATAGGTGGTCTCTCGGCGTGTGGCGGTTTGTCCACTCCTTCCACTTCCAAAGTTGTAGATGTTAAATGTAAATGCTATGGTAAACCCAAAGTGTGTTCCATATGTTTGTCTTACAAGCCCATGAAGGCCCCAAGAGCTGGTACTCCAGGCTTTCGTCCTCCAGAAGTTCTCTTAAAATATGAGCATCAAACAACAGCTGTGGACGTGTGGGCCGTGGGCATCATTATGTTGTGTATATTAACGAGGTCCTATCCGTTTTTTCATGCACCAGATGATTTGACAGCCCTTGCAGAAATATCCGTTCTCTTTGGTAGTGATGCTGTGCATCAGGCAGCAAAATCATATGGTAAAAAGTTCCTTTATGAGCCACATCAGTCTGGGTTTGATCTTCAGGAACTATGTCACTTGCTGTGTAAGAGAGAGCCTAAATCCACATGTAGTCAAAAGGGAAATATACCGCCATGTCATGCTACGACTGAGGCGATACAATTCTTAAAGAAAATGCTTGTTTTGGATTCTTCTGCAAGAATTTCGGCTAGTGATGCGCTCAAACATCCTTTTTTAGAAggaattagttaa
- the LOC121125350 gene encoding transmembrane protein 198, whose translation MENGSYPFPTLIPLQPGGNVPGNRSDYDPWTASLLSLYSAFGLLATFLGYRVFKALMFLNGFVFGSLIVILIILAEEGSEESIPRWGITLIGLGAGFLLGTITLLIQYVGIFILGFIAGVLAGIASLSALQYSLIYIPTSPWICVVVLLLFAVSSSLANLCFQKSLTIVCSSFYGAAIISATLDYFIEHSVMLFWLWDKIKITVSPEPSWYSWLLLATWPSLFILGFITQILVTGKGTYHERPFERKSRSNPETREERKQRKYRYLYQVRTCHGDVISQPVAKKYVHQVNDESFA comes from the exons ATGGAGAACGGGAGTTACCCTTTTCCAACTCTGATCCCTTTGCAGCCGGGAGGGAATGTTCCCGGGAATCGGAGTGACTACGATCCTTGGACTGCGAGTCTTCTTTCCCTTTACTCTGCCTTTGGACTTTTAGCTACTTTTCTGGGATATCGTGTCTTTAAGGCCCTTATGTTTCTCAACGGATTCGTGTTCGGGTCTTTAATCGTGATTCTCATCATTCTGGCGGAAGAGGGAAGCGAAGAATCCATTCCTCGATGGGGAATCACGCTTATTGGTCTAG GGGCTGGGTTTCTTCTGGGAACGATCACGCTCTTAATACAATATGTTGGGATTTTTATACTTGGTTTCATTGCGGGTGTCCTTGCTGGAATTGCTAGTCTGTCTGCTTTACAATACTCACTCATTTATATTCCTACTTCTCCATGGATCTGTGTTGTCGTTCTTTTACTCTTTGCCGTCTCTTCAAGCTTAGCCAACTTATGCTTCCAA AAATCACTCACCATTGTATGTTCCTCTTTTTATGGGGCGGCCATCATCTCAGCTACTctagattattttattgaacattCTGTTATGCTATTCTGGCTTTGGGATAAGATTAAAATTACTGTTTCTCCCGAACCATCCTGGTACTCTTGGTTGCTACTTGCAACCTGGccatctttattcatattgg gttttattactcaaattttagTCACTGGTAAAGGCACGTATCATGAACGCCCATTCGAGCGCAAGTCAAGATCCAACCCGGAAACTCGAGAAGAGaggaaacaaagaaaatacagaTATCTCTATCAG gtTCGAACATGTCATGGCGACGTTATATCTCAGCCTGTCGCCAAGAAGTATGTTCATCAAGTCAACGACGAGTCATTCGCATAG
- the Xpc gene encoding DNA repair protein complementing XP-C cells homolog, which yields MPKKPSKRKSGSAETLISPKKPKNPDEETNFDDLLSQIATQSQNQSLWNKKETILGDEEKDETNEEFSVEPGLISDSSEDDDYEEEELIQNPTSSPTKDGNKVIEIHIKSESKPTLKDKRSKKRMQAIQREAKHVKNLIHRVRFLSSVAHLLYVGHNLGNSDTFRALSLSLFPQAHFKTTPTPTSISSFIKWYYSASSVFPGCDLNMPLEDRLLSAFPKLEFSSQLDRILGFYLLSLSAGWNVRLLYAPPEDNNDSDNRHWIEIWTSDPSWTIVDPFSGRSGKISKEIEKRLSPFWYVIALSKESTLKDLTPKYVQNYVTSVSKKRKPHEEWVQSTLRPFLSNGVSKEDDELYKLMNEAPIPSSLSALKGHPLYITPKHLGKLEVIYPLCVKPVGYIKRIEPVFERKHVHKLRSKISWEKDGMAIKEGEVPRICDKDKAFWGSWQIKKFVPPEAKNGKVPKNEFGNVELYKPWMLPKGTVHIPISGIIRLAKKLDIDFAPAVIGWDYHIGGSHPVIDGIIVCTEVQDLIMDAWNNDEDVKSTQYYEKRVLRILSNWRKLTKGLILRERFKLKYKV from the exons ATGCCTAAAAAACCATCTAAACGAAAATCTGGTTCAGCAGAAACCCTAATATCACCCAAAAAGCCTAAAAACCCAGATGAAGAAACAAACTTTGACGATCTTTTATCACAAATTGCTACTCAATCTCAAAATCAGAGTCtttggaataaaaaagaaaccattttGGGGGATGAGGAGAAGGATGAAACAAATGAAGAGTTCAGTGTAGAGCCGGGGCTCATCTCTGACTCTTCCGAAGATGATGATTACGAAGAAGAAGAATTGATTCAGAATCCAACGTCTTCGCCCACGAAAGACGGGAATAAAGTGATTGAGATTCACATTAAATCCGAATCCAAGCCCACACTAAAAGATAAACGctctaaaaaaagaatgcaaGCTATTCAAAGAGAGGCTAAACACGTCAAAAATCTCATACATCGTGTTCGCTTCTTATCTTCTGTAGCTCACTTATTGTACGTTGGACACAACTTAGGGAATTCGGATACTTTTCGTGCCTTAAGTTTATCCCTATTTCCTCAAGCTCATTTTAAAACCACACCCACGCCAACaagtatttcttcatttatcaAATGGTATTATAGTGCGTCCTCTGTTTTTCCGGGATGCGATTTAAACATGCCTCTGGAAGATCGTCTCCTTTCTGCATTTCCAAAATTAGAATTCTCTTCTCAGCTTGATCGTATATTAGGATTTTATCTCTTAAGCCTATCAGCGGGATGGAACGTACGCCTTTTATACGCTCCTCCAGAGGATAATAATGATAGTGATAATCGTCACTGGATTGAAATTTGGACAAGTGATCCTTCATGGACCATTGTAGATCCATTTAGTGGTCGTTCtggtaaaatatcaaaagaaattgagaaaagATTGAGTCCCTTTTGGTATGTTATAGCTCTTAGTAAGGAATCCACACTCAAAGATCTTACaccaaaatatgttcaaaattatgTAACCAGCgtatccaaaaaaagaaaacctcaTGAGGAATGGGTACAAAGCACACTTCGGCCTTTTCTTTCTAATGGTGTATCTAAAGAGGATGACGAATTATACAAACTCATGAATGAAGCTCCTATTCCATCATCTTTATCGGCGCTTAAAGGGCATCCGTTGTATATCACGCCCAAACATCTTGGTAAATTAGAAGTGATTTATCCGTTGTGTGTTAAACCCGTGGGTTATATAAAACGAATAGAGCCAGTGTTTGAAAGGAAGCATGTCCATAAACTCAGGAGTAAAATAAGTTGGGAAAAGGATGGCATGGCAATCAAAGAAGGAGAAGTCCCAAGGATTTGTGATAAGGACAAAGCCTTTTGGGGTAGttggcaaattaaaaaattcgtTCCTCCTGAAGCTAAAAATGGTAAAGTTCCCAAGAATGAGTTTGGAAATGTTGAACTCTACAAACCTTGGATGCTCCCCAAAGGCACTGTTCACATTCCTATTAGTG GGATAATTCGTTTGGCCAAAAAGCTGGACATTGATTTTGCACCTGCAGTGATTGGTTGGGACTATCATATTGGTGGTAGTCATCCTGTAATTGATGGGATCATTGTGTGTACGGAGGTTCAAGATCTAATCATGGATGCATGGAACAATGATGAAGATGTCAAGTCTACCCAATATTACGAAAAGAGAGTTCTTCGAATTCTCAGTAATTGGAGAAAGTTAACTAAGGGTCTCATTCTCAGAGAAagattcaaattgaaatataaagtttaa